Proteins from one Fragaria vesca subsp. vesca linkage group LG6, FraVesHawaii_1.0, whole genome shotgun sequence genomic window:
- the LOC101309268 gene encoding kelch-like protein 3-like: MSSVRAYASVAKLDGDLYVIGGGDSTVWYNTVESYCPAEDQWKICPSLREKKGSLAAATANNKIFAMGGGNGLGCFSDVEMLDIDVGRWIRTQSMLQKRFSLAAAELNGVLYATGGYDGNGYLKSVDRFDPREHSWKTAPCMNSKRGCHSLVGLNGKLYALGGYDGESMVSSVEIFDPRLESWMPGEPMNYTRGYSAAAVVNDAIYVIGGVQESATIAETVSYTMHPYLMYIWTTLLCGTLTVALT; the protein is encoded by the exons ATGAGCTCAGTTCGTGCATATGCTTCTGTTGCAAAATTAGATGGTGATCTTTACGTGATTGGAGGTGGTGATAGTACTGTGTGGTACAATACAG TCGAATCATACTGCCCTGCTGAGGACCAATGGAAAATTTGCCCTTCTTTGAGAGAGAAAAAAGGGAGCTTAGCTGCAGCTACCGCAAACAACAAAATTTTTGCAATGGGTGGCGGCAATGGACTTGGTTGTTTTTCTGATGTCGAGATGCTTGATATAGATGTTGGTCGATGGATCCGTACACAGTCGATGCTACAAAAG AGATTTTCTCTTGCTGCAGCAGAATTAAACGGGGTACTTTACGCTACTGGAGGCTATGATGGGAATGGTTATTTGAA GTCGGTTGATAGGTTTGATCCGAGGGAGCATAGTTGGAAGACAGCCCCTTGTATGAATTCAAAAAGGGGTTGCCATTCATTGGTTGGGTTAAATGGAAAATT GTATGCCCTGGGTGGTTATGATGGAGAGTCCATGGTGTCAAGTGTAGAAATTTTTGACCCACGCCTTGAGTCATGGATGCCTGGCGAACCAATGAACTACACTAGGGGATATTCCGCTGCAGCTGTTGTCAATGATGCCATTTATGTAATTGGAGGGGTGCAAGAGAGTGCCACCATTGCAGAGACCGTAAGTTACACAATGCATCCATACCTTATGTATATATGGACAACACTTTTATGCGGAACTTTAACAGTTGCATTAACATAA